In Pseudofrankia saprophytica, one genomic interval encodes:
- a CDS encoding DEAD/DEAH box helicase, which translates to MTLATTDLMDALPPGGLAAAREDPLGEDAIYATFEEWAGEQGLSLYPHQQEALIEIVSGAHVILSTPTGSGKSMVAAGAHFAALATGRRSFYTAPIKALVSEKFFALIEIFGAENVGMITGDAGVNEKAPIICCTAEILANLALREGSAADVGQVVMDEFHFYADPDRGWAWQVPLIELSGAQFILMSATLGDVKRFEEDLTRRTGRPTAVVRSVDRPVPLYFKYVVTPLQETIEELLSTHQAPVYIVHFTQAAALERAQALTSINVATKAEKEQIAAAIGGFRFTSGFGKTLSRLVRHGIGVHHAGMLPKYRRLVEILAQAGLLKVICGTDTLGVGINVPIRSVMFTSLSKYDGTRNRILTAREFHQIAGRAGRAGYDTAGYVVVQAPEHVIENEKALAKAGDDPKKRRKVVRRKPPEGQVGWGQPTYERLVSAEPEPLTSHFRVTHSLLLNVISRPGDAFTAMRHLLTDNHEDTAARRRHIHRAIAIYRALLAAGVVEKLDEPDAEGRTIRLTVDLQFDFALNQPLSPFALGALDLLDKEAPDYPLDALSVIESTLDNPRQVLSAQQFKARGEAVAAMKAEGMEYDDRMEALQEVTYPKPLDELLTAALEIYRRGHPWVDDYELSPKTVVRDMYERAMTFAEYIQFYGLARSEGLLLRYLADAYKAVRQTVPDAARTEELTDLIEWLGELVRQVDSSLLDEWERLRNPTKGDLAAAAAIEHGERLTDKPPAVTKNVRAFRVLVRNALFRRVELAALRRYYDLGELDAESGWNAEAWEDALAPYFEEHREIGTGADARGPKMLIVDTATERGKWLLRQIFDDPAGDHDWGISAEVDLAASDELGAAALTVTAVDQL; encoded by the coding sequence ATGACGCTTGCGACGACCGATCTTATGGACGCCCTGCCACCGGGCGGGCTGGCCGCTGCCCGCGAGGACCCGCTCGGCGAGGACGCGATCTACGCGACCTTCGAGGAGTGGGCCGGGGAGCAGGGGCTGAGCCTCTACCCGCACCAGCAGGAGGCGCTGATCGAGATCGTCTCCGGCGCGCATGTCATCCTCTCCACCCCGACCGGTTCGGGGAAGAGCATGGTGGCGGCCGGGGCGCACTTCGCGGCGCTCGCGACCGGGCGGCGCTCCTTCTACACCGCGCCCATCAAGGCGCTGGTCTCGGAGAAGTTCTTCGCGCTGATCGAGATCTTCGGCGCCGAGAACGTCGGCATGATCACCGGTGACGCGGGCGTCAACGAGAAGGCTCCGATCATCTGCTGCACGGCCGAGATCCTGGCGAACCTGGCATTGCGCGAGGGCTCGGCCGCGGACGTCGGCCAGGTCGTGATGGATGAGTTCCACTTCTATGCCGACCCGGACCGCGGCTGGGCCTGGCAGGTTCCGTTGATCGAGCTGTCGGGGGCCCAGTTCATCCTCATGTCGGCGACGCTGGGCGACGTCAAGCGGTTCGAGGAGGACCTGACCCGGCGCACCGGTCGCCCGACGGCCGTCGTCCGTTCCGTGGACCGGCCGGTCCCGTTGTACTTCAAGTACGTCGTGACGCCGCTGCAGGAGACGATCGAGGAGCTCCTCTCCACCCACCAGGCTCCCGTCTACATCGTCCACTTCACGCAGGCGGCGGCGCTGGAGCGAGCCCAGGCGCTGACCAGCATCAACGTCGCGACGAAGGCCGAGAAGGAGCAGATCGCGGCGGCGATCGGCGGTTTCCGGTTCACCTCCGGGTTCGGCAAGACGCTGTCCCGGCTGGTTCGCCACGGGATCGGCGTGCACCACGCCGGGATGCTGCCGAAGTACCGGCGGCTGGTGGAGATCCTCGCTCAGGCCGGCCTGCTGAAGGTCATCTGCGGGACGGACACCCTCGGCGTCGGCATCAACGTCCCGATCCGCTCGGTCATGTTCACGTCGCTGTCGAAGTACGACGGGACGAGGAACCGGATCCTGACCGCCCGCGAGTTCCACCAGATCGCCGGGCGCGCCGGCCGGGCCGGCTACGACACCGCCGGCTACGTCGTCGTGCAGGCGCCCGAGCACGTCATCGAGAACGAGAAGGCGCTGGCGAAGGCCGGCGACGACCCGAAGAAGCGCCGCAAGGTCGTTCGCAGGAAGCCGCCGGAGGGCCAGGTCGGCTGGGGCCAGCCCACCTACGAGCGACTCGTCTCCGCCGAGCCGGAGCCGCTGACGTCGCATTTCCGGGTCACCCACTCGCTGCTGCTGAACGTCATCTCCCGGCCCGGCGACGCGTTCACCGCGATGCGCCATCTGCTCACCGACAACCATGAGGACACCGCCGCGCGGCGCCGGCACATCCATCGCGCGATCGCGATCTACCGGGCGCTGCTCGCCGCCGGTGTCGTCGAGAAGCTCGACGAGCCGGACGCGGAGGGCCGCACGATCCGGCTCACTGTCGACCTGCAGTTCGACTTCGCGCTCAACCAGCCGCTCTCGCCGTTCGCGCTCGGCGCCCTCGACCTGCTCGACAAGGAGGCGCCCGACTATCCGCTCGACGCGCTGTCCGTCATCGAGTCGACGCTCGACAACCCGCGCCAGGTGCTGTCCGCGCAGCAGTTCAAGGCGCGCGGCGAGGCTGTCGCGGCGATGAAGGCCGAAGGCATGGAGTACGACGACCGGATGGAGGCCCTGCAGGAGGTCACCTACCCGAAGCCGCTCGACGAGCTGCTCACCGCCGCGCTGGAGATCTACCGGCGCGGCCATCCGTGGGTCGACGACTACGAGCTCTCGCCGAAGACGGTCGTGCGCGACATGTACGAGCGGGCGATGACGTTCGCCGAGTACATCCAGTTCTACGGGCTGGCCCGCTCCGAGGGCCTGCTGCTGCGCTATCTCGCCGACGCCTACAAGGCGGTGCGCCAGACGGTTCCGGACGCGGCACGCACCGAGGAGCTCACCGACCTCATCGAATGGCTCGGCGAGCTGGTCCGCCAGGTCGACTCCAGCCTGCTGGACGAATGGGAACGCCTCCGTAACCCGACGAAGGGCGACCTCGCCGCCGCCGCCGCGATCGAGCACGGCGAGCGGCTCACCGACAAGCCTCCGGCCGTCACGAAGAACGTCCGCGCCTTCCGCGTCCTCGTCCGCAACGCGCTGTTCCGCCGGGTGGAGCTGGCGGCGTTGCGCCGCTACTACGACCTCGGCGAGCTGGACGCCGAATCCGGCTGGAACGCCGAGGCCTGGGAGGACGCCCTGGCGCCGTACTTCGAGGAGCACCGCGAGATCGGCACCGGCGCCGACGCCCGCGGCCCGAAGATGCTCATCGTCGACACGGCCACCGAGCGCGGGAAGTGGCTGCTGCGCCAGATCTTCGACGACCCGGCCGGCGACCACGACTGGGGCATCAGCGCCGAGGTCGACCTCGCTGCCTCCGACGAGCTCGGCGCCGCCGCCCTCACCGTGACCGCCGTCGACCAGCTCTGA
- a CDS encoding YdcF family protein: protein MLVVAVVGVIALAGLVVGTAEIPHWAASRRHLDPLARRPPRTGVTRPDLGTDSASAGEGDGGTATGVVGETVLVLGYPSARDGRTHPLQRWRTEIAVRSMSHDGSQAGDQARGQAHDVGGRAGMDGTSLVSDGALPVSDGTLLVFSGAATRGAVIAEAEAMARYAREVLGVPPEQIVLETQAHTTKQNLAFAMTYLESAATIKIASDPLHAARARRYLRQLRPDLACRLVAADDYRPLEKLPLKLGTVAYEVTRPALRHVMPPLRTWHQERIRRRANRAAG from the coding sequence ATGCTCGTGGTAGCGGTAGTGGGAGTCATCGCGCTCGCCGGCCTGGTGGTCGGTACCGCCGAGATCCCGCACTGGGCCGCCTCCCGCCGGCATCTCGATCCGCTCGCCCGGCGCCCACCGAGGACCGGCGTGACCAGGCCCGACCTGGGGACCGATTCAGCGTCCGCCGGCGAGGGAGACGGGGGAACCGCGACTGGGGTCGTCGGGGAGACCGTGCTCGTTCTCGGCTATCCATCGGCCCGTGACGGCCGGACACACCCGCTGCAGCGCTGGCGCACCGAGATCGCGGTCCGGTCAATGAGCCACGACGGAAGCCAGGCTGGCGACCAGGCGAGAGGCCAGGCACACGACGTCGGCGGCCGAGCCGGCATGGACGGCACGTCGCTGGTCTCGGACGGCGCTCTGCCGGTCTCGGACGGCACACTGCTGGTCTTCAGCGGGGCCGCCACGCGGGGAGCGGTGATCGCCGAGGCCGAGGCGATGGCGCGCTATGCGCGGGAGGTACTCGGAGTGCCCCCGGAACAGATCGTCCTGGAGACTCAAGCGCACACCACCAAGCAAAATCTCGCGTTCGCGATGACCTACCTGGAATCGGCGGCGACCATCAAGATTGCCTCCGATCCGCTGCATGCGGCCCGAGCGCGTCGCTACCTCCGCCAGCTCCGTCCCGATCTGGCATGCCGCCTCGTTGCCGCGGACGACTACCGTCCGTTGGAAAAGCTCCCTCTGAAACTCGGCACCGTCGCCTACGAAGTAACCCGCCCCGCCCTCCGCCACGTCATGCCACCGCTACGCACCTGGCATCAGGAGCGGATCCGACGCCGGGCCAACCGCGCAGCGGGGTAA
- a CDS encoding excalibur domain-containing protein: MPFAAANQPGATRPPARPAAPATTAVPAPVRTTTAAPAPAPAPAPARTTAAAPAPPASSNCDPAYPDVCLEDGKGDYDCAGGSGNGPNYVRGPVRVLAPDPFGLDADGDGVGCQS; this comes from the coding sequence ATGCCCTTCGCCGCCGCCAACCAGCCCGGCGCGACGCGGCCGCCAGCGCGCCCCGCGGCCCCGGCCACAACCGCGGTTCCCGCCCCGGTCAGGACCACCACCGCCGCGCCCGCACCCGCGCCGGCTCCAGCACCGGCCCGGACAACGGCCGCCGCTCCCGCTCCGCCGGCCAGCTCGAACTGCGATCCGGCCTACCCGGACGTCTGCCTGGAAGATGGCAAGGGCGACTACGACTGCGCCGGCGGCTCTGGCAATGGCCCGAACTACGTGCGCGGACCGGTCCGCGTCCTGGCACCGGATCCCTTTGGCCTGGACGCGGACGGCGACGGCGTCGGCTGCCAGAGCTAG
- a CDS encoding thymidylate kinase, whose product MGVDGSGKSTAAKRLAGELTAAGTPARYFENGGGRPLIDPLARRLGRRDGRHLLGRRGYLAVEASIRWVAIARATTISTLTRRVSVMDRYSYCQFAIMRARGDSTPSGGGAPDGGGGGGSARGAYGGGSGGGAPGGGGGGGETGGHAERLVRVAYSVFPRPDVTFYLTIPADEAARRVEARGRDVEDPSYLTAFDAAYRSLPEFPSFTEIDASPTTNQVATALRDHLTTLR is encoded by the coding sequence GTGGGGGTTGACGGGTCGGGGAAGTCGACCGCGGCGAAACGGCTCGCCGGGGAGCTCACGGCGGCTGGAACGCCAGCGCGGTACTTCGAGAACGGCGGCGGACGGCCGTTGATCGATCCGCTGGCCCGTCGGCTCGGACGCCGGGACGGGCGGCACCTACTCGGCCGGCGTGGCTATCTGGCAGTCGAGGCGTCCATCCGCTGGGTCGCGATCGCCCGAGCGACCACGATCTCGACCCTGACCCGCCGCGTTTCCGTCATGGACCGCTACTCCTACTGCCAGTTCGCCATCATGCGAGCCCGCGGCGACAGCACACCCAGCGGAGGCGGCGCACCCGACGGAGGCGGCGGAGGCGGCAGCGCACGCGGCGCATACGGCGGAGGCAGTGGAGGCGGCGCACCCGGCGGAGGTGGCGGAGGCGGCGAGACTGGCGGCCACGCTGAGCGGCTGGTGCGCGTCGCCTACTCCGTTTTCCCTCGCCCCGACGTCACCTTCTACCTGACGATCCCGGCAGACGAGGCGGCCCGCCGCGTCGAAGCCCGCGGCCGCGACGTCGAGGACCCCTCCTACCTGACCGCCTTCGACGCCGCCTACCGCTCTCTCCCCGAGTTCCCCTCCTTCACCGAGATCGACGCCTCCCCCACCACGAACCAGGTCGCCACCGCACTCCGAGATCACCTGACAACCCTCAGATGA